A genome region from Deinococcus sp. KNUC1210 includes the following:
- a CDS encoding 3-hydroxyacyl-CoA dehydrogenase family protein, whose translation MNIAVIGAGQMGAGIAQVAAQSGFSVMVQDVNNEFLAKGEASIEKSLARLHEKGKLPETPADILARLSFTTDLHALAHADLVVEAIVENEGIKAELFRTLGEIVKPGGILASNTSSIPITALASASGRADRFIGMHFMNPVPIMQLVEVIRGHKTSDETAQTVLDVAQKMGKTPLTCNDFPGFVSNRILMPMLNEAIQCVMEGVADKEAIDGIMKLGMNHPMGPLTLADFIGLDTCLSIMEVLHRGLGDDKYRPSPLLRKMVQAGLLGRKSGEGFYKY comes from the coding sequence ATGAATATCGCCGTGATCGGTGCGGGGCAGATGGGGGCTGGAATCGCTCAGGTTGCAGCGCAGTCCGGCTTCAGCGTGATGGTGCAGGATGTAAACAATGAATTTCTGGCGAAGGGAGAGGCCAGCATCGAAAAGAGCCTCGCCCGCCTGCACGAAAAGGGCAAGCTCCCAGAAACGCCCGCCGACATCCTGGCCCGCCTGTCGTTTACCACCGATCTGCATGCGCTGGCCCATGCCGATCTGGTGGTGGAAGCGATTGTCGAAAACGAGGGCATCAAGGCCGAACTGTTCCGCACGCTGGGCGAGATCGTCAAACCGGGCGGCATCCTGGCGAGCAACACCAGCAGTATCCCGATCACCGCGCTCGCCAGTGCGTCGGGGCGGGCCGACCGCTTCATCGGCATGCACTTCATGAACCCGGTGCCGATCATGCAACTCGTCGAGGTGATCCGGGGCCACAAAACCAGCGACGAAACGGCGCAGACGGTGCTGGACGTGGCGCAGAAGATGGGCAAGACACCGCTGACCTGCAACGACTTCCCCGGCTTCGTGTCCAACCGCATTCTGATGCCGATGCTGAACGAGGCGATTCAGTGCGTGATGGAAGGCGTGGCCGACAAGGAGGCCATCGACGGCATCATGAAGCTGGGCATGAATCACCCGATGGGGCCGCTGACGCTCGCGGATTTCATCGGGCTCGACACCTGCCTGAGCATCATGGAGGTGCTGCACAGAGGGCTGGGCGACGACAAATACCGCCCCAGTCCGCTGCTGCGGAAGATGGTGCAGGCGGGGCTGCTGGGACGCAAGAGCGGCGAGGGCTTCTACAAATACTGA
- a CDS encoding DinB family protein, with translation MTDPQHAADPSRWCRIEPQPEYTPSIGALVEMMNYARMTTVQAVKGMTKVELDAIPDGFSNSVGMLLAHIAATDRLYHAVCFQGGDPFDMPEYAPYRGAMTFGEEGGRVFDRPLESLLSELEQSRAATLHELAKRDDAWLASRIAAPGFEDMNQHWAWFHVMEDEVSHRGQIRILRKALARIAQEKEALQQHLSSQE, from the coding sequence ATGACCGACCCCCAACACGCCGCCGACCCGTCTCGCTGGTGCCGTATCGAACCCCAGCCGGAGTACACGCCCAGCATCGGCGCACTGGTCGAGATGATGAACTACGCCCGCATGACCACCGTGCAGGCCGTGAAGGGCATGACAAAAGTCGAGCTGGACGCCATTCCCGACGGATTTTCCAACTCCGTCGGGATGTTGCTGGCGCATATCGCTGCCACAGACCGGCTGTATCACGCGGTCTGCTTTCAGGGCGGCGACCCTTTCGACATGCCCGAATATGCGCCCTACAGAGGAGCCATGACCTTCGGAGAGGAAGGAGGGCGGGTGTTTGATCGCCCGCTGGAAAGCCTGCTGAGTGAACTGGAGCAGAGCCGCGCCGCCACCCTGCACGAACTGGCAAAACGCGACGATGCGTGGCTGGCGTCGCGCATCGCTGCACCGGGCTTCGAAGATATGAACCAGCACTGGGCATGGTTCCATGTGATGGAAGACGAGGTGAGCCACCGGGGACAGATCAGGATTCTGCGAAAGGCGCTGGCCCGAATCGCGCAGGAAAAGGAAGCCCTGCAACAGCACCTGAGTTCACAGGAGTAG
- a CDS encoding TMEM175 family protein yields the protein MNKSRLEAFSDGVLAIIITIMVLELKIPEGHEWSDLRTLWPKFLAYAISFIYVGIYWNNHHHMMHTVRRVNGTILWANLHLLFWLSLFPFVSGWAGESHFAANPMTSYGFVALMCGAAYTLLVVAIVRADPQNNLLEQATGGASDRKGILSVAAYVIATVSPFFGQAGVILSGVMLIGVALMWLIPDKRIERILEQAEIRRTKN from the coding sequence ATGAATAAATCCAGACTGGAAGCTTTTTCGGACGGCGTACTTGCCATCATCATTACGATCATGGTGCTGGAACTCAAGATTCCGGAGGGCCATGAATGGAGCGATCTCAGGACGCTGTGGCCCAAATTTCTCGCCTACGCCATCAGCTTCATCTATGTCGGCATCTACTGGAACAATCATCATCACATGATGCATACCGTCAGGAGAGTCAACGGCACCATCCTCTGGGCCAACCTGCATCTGCTGTTCTGGCTGTCGCTGTTTCCCTTCGTTTCGGGGTGGGCAGGCGAGAGCCATTTTGCGGCCAATCCGATGACCAGTTACGGCTTCGTGGCCCTGATGTGCGGCGCTGCCTATACGCTGCTGGTGGTGGCGATTGTGCGCGCCGACCCCCAGAACAATCTGCTCGAACAGGCGACAGGCGGCGCGAGCGACCGAAAAGGCATTCTGTCGGTGGCGGCCTACGTGATCGCCACCGTGTCTCCCTTCTTCGGACAGGCGGGCGTGATTCTCTCGGGCGTCATGCTGATCGGTGTGGCCCTGATGTGGTTGATTCCCGACAAGCGTATCGAACGCATTCTTGAACAGGCAGAAATCAGGCGAACTAAAAACTGA
- a CDS encoding acetyl-CoA C-acetyltransferase, translating to MSKAVIVAASRTPVGRFLGALSDVSAVELGSITLRETLRRSGLNADSIEEVIMGQVVQAGSGQNPARQAAIRAGISSAAGALTINKVCGSGLKAVILAAQSIRAGDQSAVLAGGMESMSNAPYLLPGARKGLRAGNGQVIDANTQDGLWCSISDEGMGMTGERVADRYAISREEQDAYALHSQSKAAAAMEAGRFADEIVPVTVKGKKGDTVISSDEAPRPETTAESLGRLKPAFKPGGSVTAGNAPGLNDGAASLLIMSEEAAHAQGLTPLAEIVDYATGGLDPEWVMMTPVPATQKLLQKLGWTTNDVDLWELNEAFSVQSLAVMRELSLDAGRVNVNGGAVALGHPIGASGARILVTLLSALKQQDREIGVATLCMGGGNGLAMAVRRVS from the coding sequence ATGTCAAAAGCAGTCATTGTGGCGGCGTCGCGTACACCTGTCGGACGGTTTCTGGGCGCACTTTCGGATGTGTCGGCGGTGGAACTGGGCAGCATCACCCTGCGCGAAACCCTGAGGCGCAGCGGCCTGAACGCCGATTCCATCGAAGAAGTCATCATGGGACAGGTGGTGCAGGCAGGCAGCGGGCAGAACCCGGCGCGGCAGGCCGCCATCCGGGCGGGGATTTCCAGCGCGGCTGGAGCCTTGACCATCAACAAGGTCTGCGGCAGCGGCCTGAAGGCGGTCATTCTGGCGGCCCAGAGCATTCGTGCTGGCGATCAGAGCGCGGTGCTGGCAGGCGGCATGGAAAGCATGAGCAACGCGCCGTACCTGCTGCCAGGAGCCAGAAAAGGGCTGCGGGCAGGCAACGGGCAGGTGATCGACGCCAACACCCAGGACGGCCTGTGGTGCAGCATCAGCGATGAGGGCATGGGCATGACCGGAGAGCGGGTGGCCGACCGGTACGCCATTTCTCGTGAGGAACAGGACGCCTACGCGCTGCACAGCCAGTCCAAGGCGGCGGCGGCGATGGAGGCGGGCCGCTTTGCCGACGAGATCGTGCCGGTGACGGTGAAGGGCAAGAAGGGCGACACGGTGATTTCCAGCGACGAGGCCCCACGCCCCGAAACGACAGCCGAGAGCCTGGGCAGGCTGAAACCCGCTTTCAAGCCGGGCGGCAGCGTCACGGCGGGGAATGCACCTGGCCTGAACGACGGAGCCGCCAGCCTGCTGATCATGAGCGAGGAGGCAGCGCACGCACAGGGCCTCACGCCTCTGGCCGAGATCGTGGACTACGCGACCGGCGGCCTCGACCCGGAATGGGTGATGATGACGCCCGTTCCCGCCACTCAGAAGCTGCTGCAAAAGCTGGGCTGGACGACGAACGACGTGGACCTGTGGGAGCTGAACGAGGCTTTCAGCGTGCAGAGTCTGGCGGTCATGCGCGAACTGAGTCTGGATGCCGGGCGCGTCAACGTGAACGGCGGCGCGGTGGCACTGGGGCACCCCATCGGGGCAAGCGGCGCACGAATTCTGGTAACGCTGCTGAGTGCGCTGAAGCAGCAGGACAGAGAGATCGGCGTGGCAACCCTGTGCATGGGCGGCGGCAACGGCCTTGCGATGGCTGTGCGGCGGGTAAGCTGA
- a CDS encoding YciI family protein — protein sequence MSAPTLFMIVSRYLKSADEIAAVTPRHREWLDQHYRSGLFLVSGRKADSSGGVILAKADTQAELEAVFAQDPFVLEGCSEYGYTAFTPVKRGRGIEIDGVPLVE from the coding sequence ATGAGCGCCCCCACCCTGTTTATGATCGTCAGCCGATACCTGAAGAGTGCCGACGAGATCGCCGCCGTCACGCCGCGCCACCGCGAATGGCTCGACCAGCACTACCGCAGTGGCCTGTTTCTGGTCTCGGGGCGCAAGGCCGACAGCAGCGGCGGCGTCATTCTGGCAAAGGCCGACACGCAGGCAGAGCTGGAAGCCGTGTTTGCACAGGACCCCTTTGTCCTGGAAGGCTGCTCGGAGTACGGCTATACCGCCTTTACGCCAGTGAAGCGCGGGCGTGGGATTGAGATAGACGGTGTGCCGCTGGTGGAGTGA